The Opisthocomus hoazin isolate bOpiHoa1 chromosome 30, bOpiHoa1.hap1, whole genome shotgun sequence genome has a window encoding:
- the LOC142365008 gene encoding scale keratin-like has translation MSCYDLCPPKTSVAVPQPIAESCNELCARQCPDSSAFIQPPPVVVTFPGPILSSFPQQAVVGSSGAPAFGGSLGLGGLYGAGATQGSGGLCTFGRPYASPAYSPCALPRYSRKLWDTCGPC, from the coding sequence ATGTCTTGCTACGACCTGTGCCCACCCAAGACCAGcgttgctgtcccacagcccatcgctgagagctgcaacgagctgtgtgcccggcagtgtcccgactcctcagccttcatccagccaccgcctgtggtcgtcaccttccccggccccatcctcagctccttcccccagcaagccgTGGTGGGCTCTTCCGGAGCACCGGCCTTTGGAGGCTCCCTGGGACTGGGGGGCCTCTACGGTGCTGGTGCCACGCAGGGCTCGGGGGGCCTCTGCACCTTTGGCAGACCCTATGCTTCTCCTGCCTACAGCCCTTGTGCCTTGCCCCGCTACAGCAGGAAGCTGTGGGACACCTGTGGGCCCTGCTAA
- the LOC142364880 gene encoding scale keratin-like yields MSCYDLCPPKTSVAVPQPIAESCNELCARQCPDSSAFIQPPPVVVTFPGPILSSFPQQAVVGSSGAPAFGGSLGLGGLYGAGATLGSGGLCTFGRPYASPAYSPCALPRYSRKLWDTCGPC; encoded by the coding sequence ATGTCTTGCTACGACCTGTGCCCACCCAAGACCAGcgttgctgtcccacagcccatcgctgagagctgcaacgagctgtgtgcccggcagtgtcccgactcctcagccttcatccagccaccgcctgtggtcgtcaccttccccggccccatcctcagctccttcccccagcaagccgTGGTGGGCTCGTCCGGAGCACCGGCCTTTGGAGGCTCCCTGGGACTGGGGGGCCTCTACGGTGCTGGTGCCACGCTGGGCTCGGGGGGCCTCTGCACCTTTGGCAGACCCTATGCTTCTCCTGCCTACAGCCCTTGTGCCTTGCCCCGCTACAGCAGGAAGCTGTGGGACACCTGTGGGCCCTGCTAA
- the LOC142364885 gene encoding scale keratin-like — MSCYDLCPPKTSVAVPQPIAESCNELCARQCPDSSAFIQPPPVVVTFPGPILSSFPQQAVVGSSGAPAFGGSLGLGGLYGAGATQGSGGLCTFGRPYASPAYSPCALPRYSKKLWDTCGPC, encoded by the coding sequence ATGTCTTGCTACGACCTGTGCCCACCCAAGACCAGcgttgctgtcccacagcccatcgctgagagctgcaacgagctgtgtgcccggcagtgtcccgactcctcagccttcatccagccaccgcctgtggtcgtcaccttccccggccccatcctcagctccttcccccagcaagccgtggtgggctcgtccggagcaccggcctttggaggctccctggggctggggggcctctACGGTGCTGGTGCCACGCAGGGCTCGGGGGGCCTCTGCACCTTTGGCAGACCCTATGCTTCTCCTGCCTACAGCCCTTGTGCCTTGCCCCGCTACAGCAAGAAGCTGTGGGACACCTGTGGGCCCTGCTAA
- the LOC142365014 gene encoding scale keratin-like, with translation MSCYDLCPPKTSVAVPQPIAESCNELCARQCPDSSAFIQPPPVVVTFPGPILSSFPQQAVVGSSGAPAFGGSLGLGGLYGAGATLGSGGLCTFGRPYASPAYSPCALPRYSKKLWDTCGPC, from the coding sequence ATGTCTTGCTACGACCTGTGCCCACCCAAGACCAGcgttgctgtcccacagcccatcgctgagagctgcaacgagctgtgtgcccggcagtgtcccgactcctcagccttcatccagccaccgcctgtggtcgtcaccttccccggccccatcctcagctccttcccccagcaagccgtggtgggctcgtccggagcaccggcctttggaggctccctggggctggggggcctctACGGAGCTGGTGCCACACTGGGCTCGGGGGGCCTCTGCACCTTTGGCAGACCCTATGCTTCTCCTGCCTACAGCCCTTGTGCCTTGCCCCGCTACAGCAAGAAGCTGTGGGACACCTGTGGGCCCTGCTAA